From Mauremys mutica isolate MM-2020 ecotype Southern chromosome 15, ASM2049712v1, whole genome shotgun sequence, one genomic window encodes:
- the CNOT3 gene encoding CCR4-NOT transcription complex subunit 3 isoform X6, which yields MERFKVVERETKTKAYSKEGLGLAQKVDPAQKEKEEVGQWLTNTIDTLNMQVDQFESEVESLSVQTRKKKGDKDKQDRIEGLKRHIEKHRYHIRMLETILRMLDNDSIQVDSIRKIKDDVEYYVDSSQDPDFEENEFLYDDLDLEDIPQALVATSPPTHSHLEDEIFNQSSSTPTSTTSSSPIPPSPANCTTENSEDDKKRGRSTDSEVSQSPAKNGSKSVHNNHPPPSPAVTPSYQLGSSSSTSSSLGNGPGSSSNGAVSNSSGGTGAKAVPAAGHTPSTPTPYAQAVAPPPPGANASQPRPPSAQQNASKQNGATSYSSVVADSTSDSVLGSSGPVLPTQPVAHNPPSSAAKEPSGAPAPPSASSGLLVPMTVNTPSSPTPSFSEAKPSQPLLNGPPQFSSTPEIKAPEPLSSLKSMAERAAIGSSIEDPVPSLHLAERADILISSTTSQPASSQQPIQLSEVNIPLSLGVCPLGPVPLTKEQLYQQAMEEAAWHHMPHPSDSERIRQYLPRNPCPTPPYHHQMPPLHSDTVEFYQRLSTETLFFIFYYLEVQKGPLCRLERSIVPPCLAAAAAFPSGRRGEGTKAQYLAAKALKKQSWRFHTKYMMWFQRHEEPKTITDEFEQGTYIYFDYEKWGQRKKEGFTFEYRYLEDRDLQ from the exons ATGGAGCGGTTCAAGGTGGTGGAGCGGGAGACCAAGACCAAAGCCTACTCCAaggaggggctgggcctggcgcaGAAAGTCGACCCTGCCCagaaggagaaggaagaggtTGGCCAGTGGTTAACG aacaccatCGACACGCTGAACATGCAGGTGGATCAGTTTGAAAGCGAGGTGGAGTCACTCTCTGTGCAGACACGCAAGAAGAAGGGGGACAAGGAT AAGCAGGACCGGATCGAGGGGCTGAAGCGGCACATCGAAAAGCACCGGTACCACATCCGCATGCTGGAGACCATCCTGCGCATGCTGGACAACGACTCCATCCAGGTGGACTCGATCCGCAAGATCAAGGACGACGTGGAGTATTACGTGGACTCCTCACAGGACCCCGACTTCGAGGAGAATGAGTTTCTCTATGACGACCTCGACCTAGAAGACATTC CGCAGGCTCTGGTAGCCACCTCCCCGCCCACCCACAGCCACCTGGAGGACGAGATCTTCAACCAGTCCAGCAGCACTCCCACCTCCACCACCTCCAGCTCGCCCATTCCGCCCAGCCCTGCCAACTGCACGACG gagaaTTCGGAAGATGACAAGAAGAGGGGGCGGTCGACGGACAGCGAGGTCAGTCAG tCTCCCGCGAAGAACGGTTCGAAAAGCGTCCACAacaaccaccccccaccctcgCCGGCCGTCACCCCCAGCTACCAGCTGGGCAGCAGCTCCAGCACCTCGTCCTCGCTGGGCAACGGCCCGGGCTCCAGCAGCAACGGAGCCGTGTCCAACAGCAGCGGGGGCACCGGGGCCAAGGCCGTCCCAGCTGCCGGCCACacgcccagcacccccaccccctacgCCCAGGCCGtcgcgcccccgccccccggtgcCAACGCCTCGCAGCCCCGGCCTCCCAGTGCCCAGCAGAACGCCAGCAAGCAGAACGGAGCCACCA gtTACAGCTCCGTGGTGGCTGACAGCACGTCTGACTCCGTTCTTGGCAGCAGCGGCCCAGTGCTCCCCACCCAGCCAGTGGCCCACAACCCGCCCAGCAGCGCTGC gaaAGAGCCCAGCGGAGCCCCCGCGCCCCCCAGTGCCAGCTCTGGCCTCCTGGTCCCCATGACGGTGAATACCCCGAGCTCCCCGACCCCTTCCTTCTCCGAGGCCAAGCCGAGCCAGCCGCTGCTCAACGGGCCGCCCCAGTTCAGCTCCACGCCAGAAATCAAG GCGCCCGAGCCCCTGAGCAGCTTGAAATCCATGGCAGAGCGAGCAGCCATCGGATCCAGTATAGAGGACCCAGTGCCATCTCTCCACCTGGCTGAAAGGg CAGACATTTTAATTAGTAGCACGACCTCGCAGCCGGCCTCCAGCCAGCAGCCTATCCAGCTGTCGGAGGTGAACATCCCTCTCTCCCTGGGGGTCTGCCCCCTGGGACCAGTGCCCCTCACCAAGGAGCAGCTCTACCAGCAGGCCATGGAGGAGGCAGCCTGGCACCACATGCCTCACCCCTCGGACTCAGAGAGGATCCG gcaATACCtgccccggaacccctgcccgaCCCCCCCTTACCACCACCAGATGCCTCCGCTGCACTCGGACACCGTGGAGTTCTACCAGCGGCTCTCGACGGAGACGCTCTTCTTCATCTTCTACTATCTGGAGGTACAGAAGGGCCCCCTCTGCAGGCTAGAGCGCTCTATAGTCCCGCCCTGTCTGGCCGCCGCTGCCGCCTTTCCCTCGGGCAGGAGGGGCGAG GGTACCAAGGCGCAGTACCTGGCGGCCAAAGCCCTGAAGAAGCAGTCGTGGCGCTTCCACACCAAGTACATGATGTGGTTCCAGCGGCACGAGGAGCCCAAGACCATCACGGATGAGTTTGAGCAG ggcacgtACATCTACTTCGACTATGAGAAATGGGGCCAGCGGAAGAAGGAAGGGTTCACTTTCGAGTACCGCTATCTAGAAGACCGCGACCTGCAGTGA